A single window of Neisseria chenwenguii DNA harbors:
- a CDS encoding bacteriocin, with translation MKELNQFELENVSGGNDFTYDVGHAVGDGARWVYNQVGDSFRWVGNQVKKRLNWFGF, from the coding sequence ATGAAAGAACTGAATCAATTCGAACTGGAAAACGTAAGTGGTGGCAATGATTTCACGTATGATGTAGGACATGCTGTGGGCGATGGTGCTCGCTGGGTATATAATCAAGTAGGCGACAGTTTTAGATGGGTCGGTAACCAAGTCAAAAAGAGATTGAATTGGTTTGGGTTTTAA